One genomic segment of Myxococcales bacterium includes these proteins:
- a CDS encoding protein kinase, translating to MPADLSRLDRTVGRYLLFGQFGAGGMARVHLGRLVGPAGFSRLVAIKRMHPHLVKERAFVDAFLDEARIAARIHHPNVVATHDVAIDGDEVLLVMDYVHGRALSQLVAGPDDAARRVPAGVAVTIAVDILHGLHAAHSARDERGKPLGLVHRDVSPQNVLVGVDGVARVLDFGIAKAFGRLAATTNGDVKGKLAYMAPERLLDDTATASVDIYGAAIVIWEMLAGERYFGQASDPSLLPKVMEPTYRPLPGGDLGALDAPLQKALQRQASQRFATANAFAEALEGAFKAASRTEVAAWVESVAGVELSQRSELIEEIERSSVPSMPAAGEAAAPPLASSSRDAEATRAERPVQDAPPGASAGGRREETNQAVVTHAKGPERTERSPRRTVMAAVLLAAGVILGVGASMSFGPGARAVEATTPTSPPAVGQATTTTPSPTGVAPTQEPDALPRTTAPSSAATTTGTHRPAPPQSAAAPVLLSTDAGTTRPDASRPADLDTPSDRK from the coding sequence ATGCCCGCCGACCTCTCGCGCCTTGATCGCACCGTCGGGCGCTACCTGTTGTTCGGGCAGTTTGGTGCCGGTGGCATGGCGAGGGTCCACTTGGGGCGCCTCGTCGGGCCGGCAGGCTTTTCGCGGCTCGTCGCCATCAAGCGCATGCACCCGCACCTCGTCAAGGAGCGCGCTTTCGTCGACGCGTTCCTCGACGAAGCCCGCATCGCCGCGCGCATTCACCATCCCAATGTCGTGGCCACGCACGACGTCGCGATCGACGGCGATGAAGTGCTGCTGGTCATGGACTACGTCCACGGTCGGGCGTTGTCGCAACTCGTGGCGGGGCCCGACGACGCCGCCCGGCGCGTGCCGGCAGGGGTAGCCGTCACCATCGCCGTCGACATTCTGCATGGCCTTCATGCGGCCCACTCGGCCCGCGACGAACGGGGCAAGCCGCTCGGGCTCGTCCATCGCGACGTCTCGCCGCAGAACGTGCTTGTTGGCGTCGATGGTGTCGCGCGCGTCCTCGACTTCGGCATCGCCAAGGCCTTCGGTCGTCTCGCGGCGACCACGAACGGCGACGTCAAAGGCAAGCTGGCCTACATGGCCCCGGAGCGACTCCTCGATGACACGGCGACGGCAAGCGTCGACATCTACGGCGCCGCCATCGTCATCTGGGAAATGCTCGCAGGCGAGCGCTACTTCGGACAAGCGTCGGATCCGTCGCTGCTGCCAAAGGTCATGGAGCCAACGTACCGACCCTTGCCCGGCGGAGACCTCGGCGCCCTCGACGCGCCCCTCCAGAAGGCGCTGCAGCGCCAAGCCTCGCAACGCTTCGCCACGGCGAACGCCTTCGCGGAAGCCCTCGAGGGCGCGTTCAAGGCGGCGTCGCGAACGGAGGTCGCCGCTTGGGTCGAGTCGGTGGCGGGCGTCGAGCTCAGCCAACGCAGTGAGCTCATCGAGGAAATCGAACGAAGCTCGGTCCCATCGATGCCCGCCGCAGGCGAGGCGGCAGCGCCGCCCCTTGCGAGCTCGTCTCGGGATGCCGAGGCGACGCGCGCGGAGCGACCCGTTCAAGATGCGCCTCCAGGCGCGAGCGCCGGTGGACGCCGCGAAGAGACAAACCAAGCCGTCGTGACCCACGCCAAAGGGCCTGAACGCACGGAACGGAGCCCTCGTCGCACGGTGATGGCGGCCGTGCTCTTGGCCGCCGGAGTCATTCTTGGCGTGGGGGCTTCGATGAGCTTCGGCCCCGGCGCGCGGGCCGTCGAGGCAACCACTCCCACGTCACCGCCCGCCGTCGGGCAAGCGACGACGACGACACCGTCGCCGACTGGCGTTGCCCCGACGCAAGAACCGGACGCCTTGCCGCGAACGACCGCGCCGAGCAGCGCCGCCACGACGACGGGAACGCATCGTCCGGCGCCGCCTCAGAGCGCGGCAGCGCCAGTCCTGCTGTCGACGGACGCCGGCACGACGCGTCCTGACGCGAGCCGGCCTGCCGACTTGGACACGCCGTCGGACCGCAAGTGA
- a CDS encoding thioredoxin domain-containing protein, translating to MPDPGPEPVAPQGRGHLSVGFSAAACLAGIVASALLLVDYVRPAAVFCGGGGGCERLRSTTYAAVLGVPTPAFGLLGFCAVAVALCFSGPRARLVQLALAALGAVVATFLLAVQLRLSVFCRYCLVADIGCLVLLVGSVFRYRLGVDATFRFAVPTLGGSFVLAAAIPMGVGFTRPLPPPEAQGPVPELVKREIASAPPGVVTVIDFVDFECPFCRMTHEGFAPVLERHKGRVRVIRKQVPLTRIHPRSMDAALAACCGEKLGKGAEMAEALFSTPPDDLTREGCEKLATKLSLPPAEFRSCFDDPSTRARVDREIAEFKEAGGRGLPTIWIGAERFVGAQDPAHLEAAIRRASGG from the coding sequence ATGCCCGATCCTGGACCCGAGCCCGTGGCGCCTCAGGGCAGAGGCCACCTTTCCGTTGGTTTTTCCGCTGCCGCATGCCTGGCGGGCATCGTCGCGAGCGCGCTCTTGCTCGTCGATTACGTACGGCCCGCAGCCGTCTTTTGCGGCGGCGGTGGCGGCTGCGAACGCCTTCGCAGCACGACGTATGCCGCGGTTCTTGGCGTCCCGACGCCGGCGTTCGGCTTGCTCGGCTTTTGCGCGGTGGCCGTCGCGCTGTGTTTCTCCGGACCGCGGGCGCGCCTCGTCCAGCTCGCGCTCGCGGCGCTCGGCGCCGTGGTCGCGACGTTCCTCCTCGCGGTGCAGCTGCGGCTCTCGGTCTTCTGTCGCTATTGCCTCGTCGCGGACATCGGCTGCCTCGTGCTTCTCGTGGGGAGCGTCTTTCGTTACCGCCTCGGGGTCGACGCGACGTTCCGCTTCGCCGTGCCGACGCTGGGTGGCTCCTTCGTCCTCGCTGCCGCGATCCCCATGGGCGTTGGCTTCACGCGACCGCTGCCGCCGCCGGAGGCGCAAGGCCCCGTGCCGGAGCTGGTCAAACGGGAGATCGCCAGCGCGCCGCCGGGTGTCGTCACCGTCATCGACTTCGTCGACTTCGAGTGCCCGTTTTGCCGCATGACCCACGAGGGGTTTGCGCCGGTTCTGGAGCGCCACAAGGGACGCGTGCGGGTGATTCGCAAACAAGTGCCCCTCACGCGCATCCATCCCCGTTCCATGGACGCGGCGCTCGCGGCGTGTTGCGGTGAGAAGCTCGGCAAGGGAGCCGAGATGGCCGAAGCCCTCTTCAGCACGCCGCCCGACGACCTCACGCGCGAGGGCTGCGAGAAGCTGGCGACGAAGCTTTCGTTGCCGCCGGCAGAGTTCCGCTCGTGCTTCGACGACCCGTCGACGCGTGCGCGTGTCGATCGAGAGATCGCAGAGTTTAAGGAGGCCGGT
- a CDS encoding 8-oxo-dGTP diphosphatase: MKTLSDIAWDTWVPKDVAVLLFVMRGGEALLIRKKRGLGAGKINAPGGRIEPGETPEQAAIRETQEEVGVTPSEPRRRGHLRFQFVDGYSVECYVFSADACEGTVRETDEAVPLWTPLDALPYEEMWSDDRLWLPMMLAGRPFRGRFLFEGDTMLDHELLDEGDAGR, translated from the coding sequence GTGAAGACGCTCTCCGACATCGCGTGGGACACCTGGGTCCCAAAAGACGTGGCCGTCCTCTTGTTCGTCATGCGTGGCGGAGAGGCGCTCCTGATTCGAAAGAAGCGCGGTCTCGGCGCTGGCAAGATCAACGCTCCCGGAGGGCGGATTGAGCCGGGAGAAACGCCGGAGCAAGCGGCCATTCGAGAGACGCAAGAAGAGGTCGGCGTCACGCCCAGTGAGCCGCGGCGCCGCGGCCACCTGCGTTTCCAGTTCGTCGATGGCTACTCTGTCGAGTGTTATGTCTTCTCGGCAGACGCGTGCGAAGGGACGGTGCGCGAGACAGACGAAGCCGTTCCGCTGTGGACCCCGCTTGATGCGCTCCCCTACGAGGAGATGTGGAGCGACGACCGCCTCTGGCTTCCGATGATGCTCGCGGGACGGCCCTTCCGGGGGCGCTTCCTCTTCGAGGGCGACACGATGCTCGACCACGAGCTCTTGGACGAGGGTGATGCGGGCCGATAG
- a CDS encoding VacB/RNase II family 3'-5' exoribonuclease, which produces MLDDLVLSGELEADDRARFAWPGTRKPEPLNLTAAERSPAERDERIRSKPQAPREAPRGGRQERGERESADRRGGAAQNHGKKGLPPSRKERRGEAARRHEEPKPSSLPVAPSGTGRRPDGPVRVASGDEREGNLSIAARGFGFVSGIGPAGEDVYIPKEAILGGMHGDRVKVLVAKRSARGFEGAVTEVVERKARRVAGTLRRRGKSAWLEPDDARMRGPIPLASDLDTRGAEGNSGNDGDAVVISITRYPELPDELPEGKLEAVLGRPGELTVEVAKILVREQIEEVHSEKAFKEAEAYGLEVPKEMLEGREDLTHLPLPTIDPEDARDHDDAVWVERTPRGGYRAYIAIADVSSYVVPGTKIDAEALLRGCSIYLPDRAIPMLPRPLSSNLCSLLPDVIRLCLCVDAEIDAAGNVVRSRLVRGFMKSQAKLSYGSVARALGLSDAPPRNEKAEALVPGLTVALELSKILRQRRMKRGALDLDLPEAKIVLGEDGNPTAIGRRADDQGVRKAYQLIEELMLLANEVVARFFQEKNIPTVYRVHAPPDGEKLDRFAGVCELFGVPFDAEDAQDPKKLSQLLKDLEDHPQANVLRMLLLRSLKQATYDIANIGHFGLASKAYLHFTSPIRRYPDLLVHRSTHAVVQGKRRPPSDDEKLAEAARVSSENERRAMEIEREVVDIYRCVFMRDRIGERYEGTVTALVGTGAYVQLDDPFVDIMLRFEDTGERYEIDEAGLTAVAERSRDVIRLGERVLVEIVDCVITRRTVYGKRVGVESKGAKKKDRVFDKGRDKSKNHRDRSARGASPAPATGKSDRSGKKGKKKGK; this is translated from the coding sequence ATGCTCGACGACCTCGTCCTAAGCGGCGAGCTGGAAGCCGACGACCGGGCGCGGTTTGCGTGGCCCGGCACCCGCAAACCTGAGCCGCTGAACCTCACCGCCGCGGAGCGCTCCCCCGCGGAGCGTGACGAGCGCATCCGGTCGAAGCCCCAAGCACCAAGGGAAGCGCCGCGCGGAGGCCGCCAGGAGCGAGGCGAGCGCGAAAGCGCCGACCGGCGCGGCGGCGCCGCGCAGAACCACGGAAAGAAGGGGCTGCCACCTTCGCGCAAGGAGCGGCGAGGTGAGGCGGCGCGACGCCACGAAGAGCCCAAGCCGTCCTCGCTCCCCGTGGCGCCAAGCGGCACCGGGCGGCGGCCCGACGGCCCCGTTCGCGTGGCGAGCGGCGACGAGCGCGAGGGCAACCTCTCGATCGCGGCCCGCGGCTTCGGCTTCGTGTCAGGCATCGGCCCCGCCGGTGAAGACGTGTACATCCCCAAAGAAGCCATTTTGGGCGGTATGCACGGCGATCGCGTCAAGGTGCTCGTGGCCAAGCGCTCGGCGCGCGGCTTCGAGGGCGCCGTCACGGAGGTCGTCGAACGAAAGGCGCGGCGCGTCGCGGGCACGTTGCGGAGGCGCGGCAAGAGCGCGTGGCTCGAGCCCGACGACGCGCGCATGCGCGGGCCCATTCCGCTCGCCAGCGACCTCGACACGCGCGGCGCCGAAGGCAACAGCGGCAACGACGGTGACGCCGTCGTCATCTCCATCACGCGCTACCCCGAGCTCCCCGACGAGCTCCCGGAGGGAAAACTCGAAGCGGTCCTCGGTCGCCCCGGCGAGCTCACCGTGGAGGTCGCGAAGATCCTCGTCCGCGAGCAGATCGAAGAGGTTCACTCGGAGAAGGCCTTCAAGGAGGCCGAGGCCTACGGCCTCGAAGTGCCAAAGGAGATGCTCGAAGGTCGCGAGGATCTCACCCATCTTCCGCTGCCGACCATCGATCCGGAAGACGCACGCGATCACGACGACGCCGTGTGGGTCGAGCGAACGCCGCGCGGCGGCTACCGCGCCTACATCGCCATCGCCGACGTGAGCTCTTACGTCGTGCCGGGCACGAAGATCGACGCCGAAGCGCTCCTCCGCGGCTGCAGCATCTACCTGCCAGACCGCGCCATTCCGATGCTTCCCAGGCCGCTGTCGTCGAACTTGTGCTCGCTCTTGCCCGACGTGATTCGCCTTTGCCTCTGCGTCGACGCGGAGATCGACGCGGCGGGCAACGTCGTCCGTTCGCGTCTCGTGCGCGGCTTCATGAAGAGCCAAGCGAAGCTCAGCTATGGAAGCGTCGCCCGCGCCCTCGGGTTGAGCGACGCGCCGCCGCGCAACGAAAAGGCCGAGGCGCTCGTCCCCGGTCTCACGGTCGCGCTCGAGCTGTCGAAGATCTTGCGGCAGCGCCGCATGAAGCGCGGCGCCCTCGACCTCGATCTGCCGGAAGCGAAGATCGTCCTCGGCGAAGACGGCAACCCGACGGCCATCGGCCGGCGCGCCGACGATCAAGGCGTGCGCAAGGCCTACCAGCTCATCGAGGAGCTGATGCTCCTCGCCAACGAGGTCGTCGCGCGGTTCTTCCAGGAGAAGAACATCCCAACGGTCTACCGCGTCCATGCGCCGCCCGACGGCGAGAAGCTCGATCGCTTCGCCGGTGTGTGCGAGCTCTTCGGCGTCCCTTTCGACGCCGAGGATGCGCAAGACCCGAAGAAGCTGAGCCAACTCCTTAAAGATCTCGAAGACCATCCGCAGGCGAACGTCCTTCGCATGCTGCTCTTGCGCTCCCTTAAGCAGGCGACCTACGACATCGCGAACATCGGCCACTTCGGCCTCGCGTCGAAGGCCTACCTCCATTTCACCTCGCCCATTCGCCGCTACCCCGACTTGCTCGTCCACCGGTCCACGCACGCCGTGGTCCAAGGCAAACGTCGGCCGCCGTCGGACGACGAGAAGCTCGCCGAAGCGGCGCGCGTGTCGTCGGAGAACGAGCGCCGCGCCATGGAGATTGAGCGGGAGGTCGTCGACATCTACCGCTGCGTCTTCATGCGCGACCGCATCGGCGAGCGCTACGAGGGCACCGTCACGGCGCTCGTCGGGACCGGCGCCTACGTGCAGCTCGACGATCCCTTCGTCGACATCATGCTTCGCTTCGAAGACACCGGTGAGCGTTACGAGATCGACGAAGCGGGACTTACGGCCGTGGCCGAACGAAGCCGCGACGTGATTCGCCTCGGAGAGCGGGTGCTCGTTGAGATCGTCGACTGCGTCATCACGCGCCGCACCGTCTACGGAAAGCGCGTCGGCGTTGAGTCGAAGGGCGCGAAGAAGAAGGATCGCGTCTTCGACAAGGGGCGCGACAAGAGCAAGAACCACCGCGATCGTTCGGCGCGCGGGGCGTCGCCGGCGCCGGCAACCGGCAAGTCGGATCGATCGGGCAAGAAGGGCAAGAAGAAGGGGAAGTAG